The Anaerolineales bacterium region GGCTTTTCGTCATCCATCCGGAACTTCTGTCACTTCATGCTGCTCCGAAGTGGCGGGCAACGGTCCTTATCGTCAACGCTCTTCGGACATCCGCCTCGTAAATGTCTACGGGCCTGCCGCGCGTTATACCTTGCTCGACCGTCCGAAAAAGGTACAGACGCATTATAAGGTATTTCCTTTCGAAATCATCGACGAGAAAACCAGGTCACCTCTCGCCGAGATCCGGACGCAGCGCAGCCCCAGCGCTTGACAAAGCCCCGAAGTGGCGGTTAGAATATCTCGATTGAACGTTCATTCGTTTCACTCGTAGGATAATCATGAGCCCAGGCGAAACGGAAGTGCCCGAGAAACGAGCCGCAATTATAACGGCGACTTTGGACCTGATCGCCAGGCGCGGATTCCACAACACGCCTATGGCAATGGTCGCCAAGGAATCCGGCGTGAGTGCAGGCACGATTTACCATTATTTCGCCAGCAAGGAGGATTTGATTTTCGAGTTGTACAAGGAGATCAAGTCCAATATGATTCACGCCGTTTTAGCGGATTACTCGGCGCAGACTCCCTTCCAGGAACGATTCGTCCACTGGTGGCGGCAGCTCGTTCGTTATTACATCGACCATCCAAAAGAAACCAAGTTCCTGGAGCAATTCGAGATATCTCCCTATTACGACCCAAGGCTGCAGGAGATCTTTGCGGATGATCTCATGCCCTTCATCACCTCCTTCTTTATAGTGGGCATGCAAGACGGCGAATTGAAGAACATACCGCTGGAAATCAGCGTCGAGTTGAGCTTTGGCGTCGCCATCTCTCTGGCAACACAACATATTCGCGGCACGATCGAACTCGATGACGAGACGATCGACGATGCCGCCAACGCCTGTTGGGATGCAATCGCAAAGTAAAATTTTTTAACACGTATAGAATGAACGTTCATTCTATATATCAAAGAGAGGAGAAAGGGATGAAATCCAAATTTACACTTGAAGGCATGCCGAATCTGACCGGCAAAGTCGCCATCGTCACCGGTGCAAACCGGGGCATCGGCTACGAAACGGCGGCGGCGCTTGCAGCCAAAGCCTGCACGGTGATACTCGCCTGCCGCAACGAGGATAAAGGCAAATCGGCGCTTCAAAAAATCGTGCGGACGTATCCGTTTGCGAAAGTCGAATCGATTCGCCTCGATCTCGCCGCCCTCGTTTCCATTCATCGCTTTGCGATGGAATTCAAGCGACGCCACGATCGATTGGATATGCTCATCAATAATGCGGCGATCATGAACGTTCCCTTCGAAAGGACGGTCGACGGTTTTGAATCGCAGTTCGCCGTCAATCACCTGGGGCATTTTGCGCTCACCGGTCTGCTGCTCGAGCGCATCATCGATACACCCAGGGCAAGAGTCGTCACGGCGAGCAGTTGGGGGCATCGGTTTGGCGTAATCGATATTGACAATCTTAATAGCGAGAAGCGACACGATCCGGATGGCGCTTATGCGCGCAGCAAACTCGCCAATTTGCTGTTTACTTACGAACTGCAGAGGCTTATCGAACGCGCCGGCGTCGACGCAATCGCCACGGCGGTCCATCCTGGTTGGACGGCGACCCACCTTCCGGATGGTTGGAGTTCATCCAAATTTCGCCTGGATTGGTGGTTGATTCGGATGCTGAACCCGATTCTCGGCCAGCCACCGAAGATGGGCGCTCTACCCACGCTCTATGCGGCAACCGCACTGGACGTTCGAGGCGGCGGTTATTACGGTCCCGGGAGTTGGGCAGGACTGCGCGGGCATCCAAAGTTGTTGCGATCCGGCGGTCGTTCCTACGACACAGAGCTTGCCGTCGAGCTTTGGAAAGCATCCGAGCGTTTGACCGGCGTTAAGTATGACTGGTTCGCATCATCGACGGAAAGGAAGCGGGTCAAAATGGGCGAGGCCCTTAACATTGAACGATGATCGACCTCGATTGCGTCGAACCTTCCCGCAATGGTGCTATTTTTCTATACGCATCCGAAGAAAAGCATTCAAGAATCTTCTCTTTGTTCTCGAATTCGATCACGATCATTCTGTCCGGAGACCAGTCGCCGGAAACCGAGTGAATCGACTCCGAGCGGAAAATGTATCGTCCTCCGAAGCGCTCTCCTATCGGGGCAGCTCTTTCGACGTACTGCGCATACAACTTGGGCTTTTCTATCTCGATCTCGGCGATGAAATAAGCCGGCATGTCATCTCCTTGCCGCACAGTTTGGATTCGGCAGCACCTGCATTCTACTTTTCGCCCGTTGAAAGCCAGCGGGCACATTCTCCGCCCAGCTTCTCCCGCGCCGTTTGTTCGTAAGCATCGATATCCGCTGCTGAAAGCATATCCCGCCAGCGGCCGTTGACACCCTTGTGCATGAAACGCTTTCCACCCCCCTTGAAAATATCTCCCCCAAACGGAACGCTTTGATCGGCGTGGGCTTTCATGTACGCAAAGGAACAATGCTCAAGAATAACATCCCACTTTGTTGCATCGAGGGCGATCTCGAGAAACGCCGCGACGCGCCGGATTTCCGTAGGCATGTCCCGTTTGAGATTCGAAAAATGAAGCAGCATTACGTTGGGGAGATCGCGGATCTCCCACCACGAGCGAACGTGCTCCCAATACGGCCACCACGGGTAGCCGTCCATCGACATCCAATCGCGAAAATAATCGACTACGGAGGATGGGGGTTCCCCCAGTGGCGGACCCGTTCGTTCGGGCACGCTGTCGATCGATTCAACGACGTCTTTTTTCATGATGCAATGATGGTTGTACAAGCTCCACAGCACGTCGCGCCCATCCCGGCCAACGTAGATGTATTTCGCCCCGGGTGAGATTACCAGCATATCTGCGGGAAGATGGCTTTTTAAAAAGCGGCGGTGTGTCTGTTTATCGGCAATTTCCAATCGCTCTTCTCTGGACGGAAAACGACAATCGATCCAGGGAGACACCTCCGACAAGACGATGCCTTCCGCTCCGTTCCAGATCAACTGCGCCACGATCTGCTGCACCCATGTCGATCCGGACTTCGAATAGGAAACGATGAAAACATCATCCTTACGGAATTCGAACTCATTCCAGATCGTCGGGTCCAGCAGATGGTGCCAGTGTTCCCGCTTCTTTCTAGGATATTCGCTCAACTTTCGCTTCATCTCATTTTGCCATCCGGCAGCCTTGCAGCAGGTTATCCTGCGCCGGGAAAGCCGCTGTCCAAATCAAAGGCCGATCCATTTATCGATTGTGGGCGGATGGTAGACCTCGAATTTCTCGAGCAGCGTTTCCGGATCATCTTCAACGATGATCATCGAAAGGTATTCCTTTTTGAGCAGCTGCTCATCCACCGCATGGTCGAGAAATCCCAAAAGCCGTCGGTAAAACTGATGCGTGTTCAAGAAACCGCAGGGTTTTGGGTGCATTCGCAGCTGCGCCCAAGTCAACGCCTCGAAGAACTCCTCGAGTGTCCCAAAACCGCCGGGCAGCGCGATGAAACCGTCGGCCAACTCCGCCATCACACGCTTCCGCTCGTGCATGGAAGCGACAATCCGCAGATCGGACAACCCCTCGTGGGCAACGCCCTTATCCAACAGGAAACTGGGCATTACGCCGATGACTTCGCCGCCTTCCGCCAGGACGGTATCGGCAATCTCGCCCATCAACCCCACCCTTGCACCCCCGTAGACGAGATCCAGCTTTTTGCGAACCAGAAGACGGCCCAATTGGTGTGCAGACTGCACGTAATCCGGCCGGCTGCCTCGACTCGATCCGCAAAACACGCAAATTCTTTTCATGGAATACGTCGGATCCTTCGAATTATATAAATTCCTCGTTCTTTTTCGCCCTCACGGTGTTAACTGCCAAAGGGTTGCTCACAGATTGTTACTTTTCATTTTTCCGACAACGAAGTATAACGCAGACTTTGTAGATCGAGGATTATATTGGGGCGAACCCAGGTCTTGGTGATTGCTAGAAATTTACCGGCTTGCTCTAGCGAGAAAAAGCTGTAAACGGATTGGATTGCGTGAGCTGGCGGATCGTTCCTTCCGAAACGCCTGCCGCCCGTAATTTGGGCAGAAACTGCTCGGATAGATACGTGTAGGACTTGGGCGTGCCGCCGCCCGGCAGCGCCGGATCGTACCAGCCGCGATCCTGACTGAGCAGCAATCGACCCGCGAGACCAGCATCCAACAATCGACGTATATTCTCAATGTCTCTCTCATCCTGACTTCCGATCCAATCGTACTCCAGCCAGGCGCCTCGCCGAGCCATTTCCAGATGCAACGAAAAATTCGGCTCGGCCTGCGTGTGAATCCAGATGAAGCGATCGGCCGTATATCCCACCGACTCGATGATATCGAGTTGATCTCGAACGACACGCCCTCGGATCGTATGACTGCCGATCACCGCATTCGTCTCGCAGCCGGCCGCTGCCGCAGCCCGCAGGACTTTGGCTTCGCAGTCGGTGATCCCCTCGTCGCCGGCGCTCAGTTTGATCCAGCCCGCTCGCACCCCGCTCCCTTCGATTTCGCCCTGTAATTCACCCAGCATCCAATCCGTCAACCGCGCTCCGCTGGCGTCGCGGACCCAATCCGGAATCCACGGTTCACGGTAAACGCCGGTTGGGACTACGACCGGCAAGTCTGCAGCTTCGGACACGGCGCGATCGAGATCGGCGCGCCTTCCCACGCCGACGGTGCTGCATTCGACGATGGCGGTAACCCCGGCTGCTTTTGCGTTGCGCAGTTCAGGCGCCATGAGAAGCACGACGTCCGCACGATCGGCCTGCGCGTATCCGGGCGTATCCCACGTGCGCAGATCGACGAAGATGTGCTCGTGCGGCAAGATCATATTCAGATCTGCGGAAGTCCTGGGGCCAAGTGTCGTAAAGATTTGCATTATCGCAATCTACCCGAACTAGCAGTTAGTCGATATCCAGGCTTCCGTCCTGCTTGAAGCGCCAATTCTCCCAGGACATGACTTCCCAATAGTAACCATCCGGATCTGCGAAGTATCCGTGATAACCGCCCCAAAAAGCGCGCTGCGGGGATTTCACGATCGTCCCTCCCGCCTTTTCCGCCTGCTGCAGGATTCGATCGACCTCCCCCTCGTTCCGGGCGACAAAACCCAGCGTCGTGCCCGAAAAGCCCTGGCCTTGCGGAGGATCGTTCTCGTCGATGTCCTCGGCCAAGGACCCCTTGGGGCACAGCGCAAGGGTGAGCCCGTCACTCTGAAAGAAAACGATCGGCGGATCGCTTTCGTCTACCGTGGTCGAAAAACCCAAACCATCCCGGTAAAACTCGAGTGAGCGGTTAATGTCTTTCACTCCCAGGGTAACGATATGGACTCGGTTCACTCGTCTCTCCATTTCCAACGTTCCACACCAAATTATGGAATCAAGATGCGATAAAACTGAATTTTGCCTGCACGACAGTCTCGGGCGCTGCGTCTACTCGCACTAATCCAATGAACTTACATGAAATTCTTTTTGGACCGGCGTCGAAGATGTTCTTATCTGACTACATCCCTCCGAAGATTCAAACAGGAGGATGGCTGGCGATTCATTGGATGATGCACTCAGGAGGGCGTATGACGCTTCATTGCAGATTGTAATCCGACGATTCCCCCCACGAAGGCGAGGACTCCCAGGGAAAAATAGACGACGTTCCCAAGGTAAGGAATCGGCAGTTGAAGCAAGAAAACGATCCACCCGTCGAGCGTGGCGATGACCACTCCCCCTGCGGTCAGCAAACCCCCGACGATCGCGACGAGCGACATGATGACCAAAAGCGGTCTGCGCCGGGCGGCGATCGCCTCGCCTTGATTTTGCTCAACTTGATGCAGAAATCTCTGCGCTTCCGTCCAGTCCATCCCCGATGCATTACAGATGGACATAAGGATATCGTTTCGACTCCGGTGCCGGGACAAATCCCGCACGACGTGTTCCGTAAGCGTTGCTGGATCCATTTATGAAATCTCCATCCTAA contains the following coding sequences:
- a CDS encoding TetR/AcrR family transcriptional regulator; translation: MSPGETEVPEKRAAIITATLDLIARRGFHNTPMAMVAKESGVSAGTIYHYFASKEDLIFELYKEIKSNMIHAVLADYSAQTPFQERFVHWWRQLVRYYIDHPKETKFLEQFEISPYYDPRLQEIFADDLMPFITSFFIVGMQDGELKNIPLEISVELSFGVAISLATQHIRGTIELDDETIDDAANACWDAIAK
- a CDS encoding oxidoreductase → MKSKFTLEGMPNLTGKVAIVTGANRGIGYETAAALAAKACTVILACRNEDKGKSALQKIVRTYPFAKVESIRLDLAALVSIHRFAMEFKRRHDRLDMLINNAAIMNVPFERTVDGFESQFAVNHLGHFALTGLLLERIIDTPRARVVTASSWGHRFGVIDIDNLNSEKRHDPDGAYARSKLANLLFTYELQRLIERAGVDAIATAVHPGWTATHLPDGWSSSKFRLDWWLIRMLNPILGQPPKMGALPTLYAATALDVRGGGYYGPGSWAGLRGHPKLLRSGGRSYDTELAVELWKASERLTGVKYDWFASSTERKRVKMGEALNIER
- a CDS encoding DUF1330 domain-containing protein; translation: MPAYFIAEIEIEKPKLYAQYVERAAPIGERFGGRYIFRSESIHSVSGDWSPDRMIVIEFENKEKILECFSSDAYRKIAPLREGSTQSRSIIVQC
- a CDS encoding sulfotransferase domain-containing protein, whose protein sequence is MKRKLSEYPRKKREHWHHLLDPTIWNEFEFRKDDVFIVSYSKSGSTWVQQIVAQLIWNGAEGIVLSEVSPWIDCRFPSREERLEIADKQTHRRFLKSHLPADMLVISPGAKYIYVGRDGRDVLWSLYNHHCIMKKDVVESIDSVPERTGPPLGEPPSSVVDYFRDWMSMDGYPWWPYWEHVRSWWEIRDLPNVMLLHFSNLKRDMPTEIRRVAAFLEIALDATKWDVILEHCSFAYMKAHADQSVPFGGDIFKGGGKRFMHKGVNGRWRDMLSAADIDAYEQTAREKLGGECARWLSTGEK
- a CDS encoding TIGR00730 family Rossman fold protein, whose product is MKRICVFCGSSRGSRPDYVQSAHQLGRLLVRKKLDLVYGGARVGLMGEIADTVLAEGGEVIGVMPSFLLDKGVAHEGLSDLRIVASMHERKRVMAELADGFIALPGGFGTLEEFFEALTWAQLRMHPKPCGFLNTHQFYRRLLGFLDHAVDEQLLKKEYLSMIIVEDDPETLLEKFEVYHPPTIDKWIGL
- a CDS encoding esterase, with the protein product MQIFTTLGPRTSADLNMILPHEHIFVDLRTWDTPGYAQADRADVVLLMAPELRNAKAAGVTAIVECSTVGVGRRADLDRAVSEAADLPVVVPTGVYREPWIPDWVRDASGARLTDWMLGELQGEIEGSGVRAGWIKLSAGDEGITDCEAKVLRAAAAAGCETNAVIGSHTIRGRVVRDQLDIIESVGYTADRFIWIHTQAEPNFSLHLEMARRGAWLEYDWIGSQDERDIENIRRLLDAGLAGRLLLSQDRGWYDPALPGGGTPKSYTYLSEQFLPKLRAAGVSEGTIRQLTQSNPFTAFSR
- a CDS encoding VOC family protein encodes the protein MNRVHIVTLGVKDINRSLEFYRDGLGFSTTVDESDPPIVFFQSDGLTLALCPKGSLAEDIDENDPPQGQGFSGTTLGFVARNEGEVDRILQQAEKAGGTIVKSPQRAFWGGYHGYFADPDGYYWEVMSWENWRFKQDGSLDID